TGAAGCACATTACAAGAATCTTGCTGCACGAAAGGCTGCAGCTTTGCTTGAGCAAGCAAATGCAAATAAAGTGCCTGACCATGAACATTCAAGTGAATTTCAAGATTGTGAGACCAAAGATTTAGATAAACTGACCGCAAACTCTGATCAGGATCTTGATGAACCTGAACCAGgttttgatgatgatgataatggACATGACTTGGATCTTGAAATGGGAGATTCTGAAAGTTGTAAGGAGGAAGGAGTTGCTCCGTTAACTGCGGAAAGTCGGGCTGTTGAGGAAGATGGTGTGAAGGTTGAGTCTCCAAGCCAGTTTGATGTTGCTGAAAATTTGGAAGAGGTGAAAGAAATCGAGCTTAGCGGATCAAAACTAATGGAAAAACCTTTGTTAAAGGTAACAGAAATATGTTCATTTTTGGTGCAAAAGTAAAGAAAATCACACTAAGCATGAAGAACTTAGCAATTTTGCATATTCATGTTCATGTTTAACAAAGCAATTTTGCAGGATTTCATCTCAAAAGGAGAGAACTCGGCGTCAATAAGCAGGAAGAAACCTGCAGTTTCTTCCTTAAAGTCATTGATGACTGGTAGACCATCAAAGCTGCCATGTTCACCAGCTAAACCTGCTGCGCCATTTCGCGCCAGAAAGGAAAACAATGCCACCCCAATCAACAAAGTGCCTGCAACAGATTCCATGGATAGAAAGAAAATAACTCCAAAATCAACTCACAAGTCGATGAATTTCACTCCTGTCAGGGAAATTAATAGACTAACGTCAACAATTATTCGGAAGATTGACAATTCTAGAGTTGGTTCTAATTCTAAAGCATCCAAAGATTGCTCAACCCCTCTAAGGACTCCGACCATGGTGCCTATTTTCTGGCCCTGAATCCCTGATGTTCTGTTTCCTTGATGTAGCTTTCCAACCGAACAATTACTAATCATGTGTACTAGTTTTTGAATGGCAGGTTTCTCGGCTTAGAGAATCCAAACATCCTCTAGCCACTCCTCGGTCAGAAAAAAGAAGGTATGCAATCTTGACAAATTTGATCAATATTAGATACAGGATAAATGCCGAAGTTCTAAATCTCTGACACATATTTCTGTTTGCGATTAGTACGAATTTCAAAGCAACGACACCCCTTCACCCGTCAGCAAACGCTAGCAAAACAGTTAGCGCAAAATGGCATTTCCTGCCCACAGAGTAATGTGTTTCGCACATATAAAGCTtggtttaattgttttaagcTAAATTGTATCCTTCTTACATAACATTACTTCATCAGGCCATGCGGAAATGCATAATTAGTGCTTAgatatttaagaattttaaaatttacgcCAGCgcaattcatttatttatagatAGATACCTTCAATTTGCATATTGGATAATTCTTGAAAGGGGTTTTTAAGTTCTGATAGCTGTTCTTGCGTGCCAGTTGCTCAAAGTTTATGAGTGCCTGCAGAAACAAATCTCAATCTCCAAGTACATCTACACCTTTCAGCCTCAGGACTGAAGAAAGAGCTGCAAGAAGAAAGCAGGCAAGTCAATATTGTTTATTTAGCTTAGATAAagccaaaaaataaataattcacaTCCCAAATTATATCTCGTAATTCAATTGTTTAATCTCATGTTCGACTTTCAGAAGCTCGAAGAGAAATTCAATACCAATCAGGCAGAAAAAGTTCAGCTGCAAGCAACACTAAAGGTAAATACTGTATATTGTCAAGCTGCCTTTTGAGCTTGCAACTAGCAAATTTTAGTCATCCCATTTTATGAATATGTCTTGAACTACCACAACAGGAATCAAATCTAACTAAGACTAGCCTAACCCCAAATGATTCATAACTCTCTTTCTCATAGATTATTATTTTGACCAGGAGATGGCAGAAACAGAAATTAAAAAACTGCGCCGAACCCTTTGCTTCAAGGCCAGGCCACTGCCTAACTTTTACAAGGAAAGCAAGGCTTTAAAAAATGATATGGACAAGGTACATTCTGAATATTGCTATGCGTGCATATTTCCATCCGCCATATTAAGATttcgttttataatttttgcttTACCTGTCTTTGTTGCACAGGATGCATTGACACAACTAGAGTCACCAAACCCAGGAAGAACACCCATTCACAGCATGGCACAGACCACCTCTGATCCTTCTCAAAAGCCATCGGTCAAGAATAGCGACTCAAAGCAGATCACGGGAAAGAAAAGTCACAACCCTCGTTCTTTGGCTTCACGACTCAGAGAAATTACCCGTGAGAATACTTCTCCAAATATTCAGCATGACAGAGCAGCAAACACTGCTGGATTAAAGGTTTGGCCCTAGAAGCTTTTGGATGATGAAATGCGCCAAAGCGAGCTTTGCAACTGAAGTATGAGCTGCATACTGAAGATGATTTGCGACGAAGCAAGACTATTAACAATGAATCATGCAAATCCAGACTTGTTTGCAAATGAACTATCTTATGACCATTTTTTTAGAAAGCCTAGCCTAGGTTTGTGTAAATTAGCTAATTTGTGGCCCAGATATCAGTTGAATAAATGTAAATTTCTATTTGTTGAAAAACACACGCTAGCAATCCCCCCTCTGAATGCATCACTACAAATTCTCTACCAAATGCAGCAAGCAACCTATGACCACTACTACACAAAGGGATAGAGATTTACTCTATTATGCTTCATAATAAAAAAGGATAATTATTCAAGCCAGTCTACATTATTAAAATGATACCACTCGggcaaaaaacaaaaaagaggtGATCACACATCTTACTAGAGGTCTTGTCAAGCGAGTGTGATTGGTTTCGATGAATTTAAAATCGCAAACCCTTGCATCTCTAGTCCACCTCTTCAAGATGTAATGGCTTGGGAGAAACTTAATGTTACAATGTCGAGAACTTTTAATGCAAGGCTACATAAAACTCCCACCATTTGCTTTTGATGGTTCCCCCCCAAAATAGACAGGTGATATCTACGGACATCGCGATCTCCTACTCTGTCACATAATAAATCAGAGACAATTGATGAGCTCCATTTGTAAATATAATGTATGAACCTTGCTTGCAGCTACACATTGTTGATAAatttaaggaaaaaaaatgcCGGATTTAAGAAGTTAAAGCACAAAACTAATGATAGATCATCCGAAAATCTTAAAGTGCAAAGAGAAGACTTACATTAATTAGAGTTTCAATCTTTATCAAAGTAGACCAGCATCAAAAACAGAATGCGGTTAGTTCCCAAAAGTTTTTTGCATTATTTcttatttgagatatttgagATTCATACTGTTAAGAGAGTAGACAAAAATGTTGGTTTACTGAATTTGAACACAAGCTTCAATACTCCATTATATTTACTCAAATCTTTAAGGGATCAACagattattaaaaagaaaagaacaatAACATGTGAGCAATATGATAAATCAAATTTACAATTTGGCAACCATACACCAATCTTCATCTTCTAATTCGATTTCAACTTCATCAAACACCAAACAATCCGTAATTCGATCAATTTCAACTTCATCATGATAATTCAGAtcaccatcttcttcttcttcatcgcGATAACTCGAACAACAAGCCGTATTCCGATCAATTTCAGTCTCAAGACGATCATAATAATAAACCTCATCAATAGCAGCAGAAGACCCAGACATGAATTTAAAGTTAGACAAACCATCACCCGACTTTATTTTGTGGGTACCTTTAGTTTTGTCTTTAGACTTAGAAGATGGGTTCATGTGGCACTCGTTGCACCTTGGCTTACCACACTTTCCGGTGAACTTGGAGTGGTTTGTGGGTCTTGGCCGGACCTTGGTGAATAATCCGGCGGTGGGTGGTGAGTCGAGGCGGTTGATGAATCTTGTGTGAGGGCTTGGATTAAAGGGAGATGGCAAGATTCTGCAGGTTCTGACCATCCCGTGTTGGCGTCCTTCTCTCTTCATTGTTGATCGGTTTTGGTGGCCGGAGAAGATGATGGAAAATAGTGTGTTGTTGGGTTTCTGTTTATAGAGTTGGATTTCGGCCGGCGAAGTCTTGGCAAGCACGCAAGGAGCTTCAGCTGGTCATAGTGCGTGGAGACCAAGATAATACAGAGATTGTCAACTCATCTAAAAAAGTTGGGCTAATAATCATCCATGACTCCTAAATTTTGGATCTGTAATCCCTAACCctctaatgtttaaaaacgatcaATAAACCCCCTGATTTTGTGGCGGCGCTTACTAAATCCCGTGGGCCTAAAATTTTCGGgcttttttcaaaattgatgaAATGTCAGATCAACAAAAATTTGTTCCCATGTCAGGTGGCAGCTAACACATcaccacaaaccctaaaaaaaaatcccaaaattcaatttaaaaaaattaaacaattaaaaagtaTCTATTTCAGTCAAAACCAACCCAATTAAATCTAACCCAACCACTCAATCCATAAACTCCGGCCTCCGCCGCCACAGCTTTACGACCACTAGCCCACCCGTCTCCACAACCGGAATTTTTTTTCGGCCGGTCATCACCTTCACCAAGAACATACCAGGTGAGTCTGTTTTTGAATGAAGAACAGATCACATGTCTGTTCTTCATCAAAGAACAAACCTGGGATCAGTTCTTCGGAGGAGACTGCCGAAAAAAAAAATCGGTCGTGGAGGCGGCGATAGGCAGGTGGTGGTGGGGGCCGAAAAGCAGTAGTGGCGGTGGCCAAAAAAAGATGGCGGCAATGGGTGATGGTTAGAGGTAAAGTGGTTGGGTTCGTGTAGCTcagctgcacgttcgtgcagcctatTTCCAGCCCGTGGAAATTCATTTTCCCGGGCATTCTGACGTGCTCGGAATGCCCGGATCGCTGCAAACGTGTATacaaacgtcctagttcacaaaAACGCAATCAAAATGCAAttcggacgtttaaaacgattaatcgattcggtaaccgtttataaacgaatatatattcgaaatatatcgaattatatcgaaataaacgtttaatacgggtttaatacctcgattacttgaataatcgtcgaagaaatggagttagaatcgagaaacggacgagtCGGAATCGAAACCTAAGTTTCGCGCGTTATCTGGGGAGGAAGCAGCTTCATTCTCTCTGTGAGAATGAAGGAAATGAACCAAATGTTCATTTCAATTTATATGGCAACATATATATAGAAGATTTGGCAAATATaccactttaactcaaattcttaaatagtcgTCTGTATcttaaacggaaacgatttccgAATTCTGTCAAATTTTACCCAAaactctaataaaatataacaagaataaaaatataatttttattcttatccgatttatattttattcttaataaatctctgaatatttattaggtccaaatcagtcccacttgattaaactttctatgTCCAAATTATATGgaactttgacgatagcttcgtcaaattatttcgcgaatattgacactaaaattattcgctcgggacttataatttattttattttaatttgaactaacgaataatacttaattagtttataattaaaaactaattgaagtaaaagtttatGGATTAAAGTTGCCCTTTTTCCTTACCTTGGCCTCCACTCTCACGCTCACTCTCTTCTTAtcatcttatatttttttttattaatatatataatatatttttatatatatatcttaacttatattcgttaataacacgtcgagacttccgagtttcgacattttaaatttcggggttttatccgaaatattaaactctccaattagagtggtatattgatatattaattatcaatatatttttatcttacgactccaatcgtatttcttattcgattagtcctgttcatatttttttattaaaatttaaatcaccgatttaaattttaaacttctattattacgatatatttttagggatacttataaattaaatttacgcttaaatttaatttacatatttacGGCTAATAAAATccttacacgtggcttataaaaatacgggatattacattctctcccccttatataaattcgtcctcgaatttacatacaccttttcttttacttatacaGCCAATAatactttttctatttcttgTTCTATGCTTTCTACAGCATAAACATTACTGTTGTTGTCTATAGCACAACTGCTGTCGTCTATGACCAATTGATGTCACTTATGGCACAATTGCACATCATAAAAATTACTGCCGTCTATGGCATAGTTGCACAGCTGTGCATTATTTTCAACTTACTACCTTTCGTCTATCAACTTGTCTATCTCTACTTTACTTGTCCTTATGGACCGTATACTTTATCTACTAGTATACGAATAGTGGGTATCTAAACCTTGCAGTTCTTCTCTAACTGCTTCTCATATCTCCCAATCGCTTTACATCTCATCTCACTGTACTTTCACTTATAGGTTCCTAACCTATAACCTTGACTTCTGTTATCAGAAATCTTTATACTTATTAACTTCGGGCTACACCCTTATGTTACTTCTCTTCGAGCCTACTTCGGCTATCCGGATTGCTTATCTCGAAGCGTCCGTTTACCAATTAAATTTGGTGCTTCTATAGTCGGTAATGTTttctacaacttccgtttagacTTCGAGTTAAGATTCTTTCTCGAAGGTATCGGAAATTGATCTCAAAGTTGGCTCTTTGAGCTAATTTTAAAAGACTGCGAAACTGCCGTCATGGCtgttattgaagccaatgaaccaagcatttaaaccagtcttttccaaatattatttcatattcatATAATTTGACATTCAATCTACAACTTTCGTGAAGAGTCGAACTTAATCCGACCTCTTTTCGGTTTCCGAAATCATCCTTGAAGTTGGCTACTAGCCATACTTGTATTCTTTAtacatcttattattttttcttttcgttGTACTTCTTTATAGACAGTACAAACTTTGAACTCACTCTGTGATATCAACTTATTACTAAGTTTTATGATATCACCTTTGAATTCACTTTTCTTTTACTCTTTGAACTTTCTAGTTCAATGTTAATTATTGGTTGTACATTTTATAATAccttttataattaagatttttaatcttattataaatttgtttcacATCTTTTACTCGTTTTAGGGTAATATTGGTTAAGTATTTTCAATCTCTAACCTTACCCTCTTCATCTGTTGGAACTCCTGTTCCATAAACAGACTACTCTTCCTTAACATCCTTTACACTCTCTTATGATTCTATATCTTGTGTAGAATGTCTTTTATCTTCTCatgattctatatcttgtatagaatgtctacTAATTCCttatcaatctatagtaacttcctgttacagattgaattACTGGTTTCCTCTCATTAATGATGTGGTTGTACAGGTGTAAGGGTAGGTTATAACCTAATTATCTCACCGTGAAACACCTTCTCACTTACTCCACAATCACACAAAACTGTACTCAT
This window of the Mercurialis annua linkage group LG5, ddMerAnnu1.2, whole genome shotgun sequence genome carries:
- the LOC126681007 gene encoding protein WVD2-like 7 isoform X1, yielding MGEPTCLMHQQPFSYAAVPPSHSDQGNPVHSFGQSVSFGRFTSESLDWEKWSSFSHNRYVEEAERFSRPGSVAQKKAFFEAHYKNLAARKAAALLEQANANKVPDHEHSSEFQDCETKDLDKLTANSDQDLDEPEPGFDDDDNGHDLDLEMGDSESCKEEGVAPLTAESRAVEEDGVKVESPSQFDVAENLEEVKEIELSGSKLMEKPLLKDFISKGENSASISRKKPAVSSLKSLMTGRPSKLPCSPAKPAAPFRARKENNATPINKVPATDSMDRKKITPKSTHKSMNFTPVREINRLTSTIIRKIDNSRVGSNSKASKDCSTPLRTPTMVSRLRESKHPLATPRSEKRSTNFKATTPLHPSANASKTVSAKWHFLPTDCSKFMSACRNKSQSPSTSTPFSLRTEERAARRKQKLEEKFNTNQAEKVQLQATLKEMAETEIKKLRRTLCFKARPLPNFYKESKALKNDMDKDALTQLESPNPGRTPIHSMAQTTSDPSQKPSVKNSDSKQITGKKSHNPRSLASRLREITRENTSPNIQHDRAANTAGLKVWP
- the LOC126681008 gene encoding uncharacterized protein LOC126681008; amino-acid sequence: MKREGRQHGMVRTCRILPSPFNPSPHTRFINRLDSPPTAGLFTKVRPRPTNHSKFTGKCGKPRCNECHMNPSSKSKDKTKGTHKIKSGDGLSNFKFMSGSSAAIDEVYYYDRLETEIDRNTACCSSYRDEEEEDGDLNYHDEVEIDRITDCLVFDEVEIELEDEDWCMVAKL
- the LOC126681007 gene encoding protein WVD2-like 7 isoform X3, with protein sequence MGEPTCLMHQQPFSYAAVPPSHSDQGNPVHSFGQSVSFGRFTSESLDWEKWSSFSHNRYVEEAERFSRPGSVAQKKAFFEAHYKNLAARKAAALLEQANANKVPDHEHSSEFQDCETKDLDKLTANSDQDLDEPEPGFDDDDNGHDLDLEMGDSESCKEEGVAPLTAESRAVEEDGVKVESPSQFDVAENLEEVKEIELSGSKLMEKPLLKDFISKGENSASISRKKPAVSSLKSLMTGRPSKLPCSPAKPAAPFRARKENNATPINKVPATDSMDRKKITPKSTHKSMNFTPVREINRLTSTIIRKIDNSRVGSNSKASKDCSTPLRTPTMVSRLRESKHPLATPRSEKRSCSKFMSACRNKSQSPSTSTPFSLRTEERAARRKQKLEEKFNTNQAEKVQLQATLKEMAETEIKKLRRTLCFKARPLPNFYKESKALKNDMDKDALTQLESPNPGRTPIHSMAQTTSDPSQKPSVKNSDSKQITGKKSHNPRSLASRLREITRENTSPNIQHDRAANTAGLKVWP
- the LOC126681007 gene encoding protein WVD2-like 7 isoform X4, translating into MGEPTCLMHQQPFSYAAVPPSHSDQGNPVHSFGQSVSFGRFTSESLDWEKWSSFSHNRYVEEAERFSRPGSVAQKKAFFEAHYKNLAARKAAALLEQANANKVPDHEHSSEFQDCETKDLDKLTANSDQDLDEPEPGFDDDDNGHDLDLEMGDSESCKEEGVAPLTAESRAVEEDGVKVESPSQFDVAENLEEVKEIELSGSKLMEKPLLKDFISKGENSASISRKKPAVSSLKSLMTGRPSKLPCSPAKPAAPFRARKENNATPINKVPATDSMDRKKITPKSTHKSMNFTPVREINRLTSTIIRKIDNSRVGSNSKASKDCSTPLRTPTMVSRLRESKHPLATPRSEKRRNKSQSPSTSTPFSLRTEERAARRKQKLEEKFNTNQAEKVQLQATLKEMAETEIKKLRRTLCFKARPLPNFYKESKALKNDMDKDALTQLESPNPGRTPIHSMAQTTSDPSQKPSVKNSDSKQITGKKSHNPRSLASRLREITRENTSPNIQHDRAANTAGLKVWP
- the LOC126681007 gene encoding protein WVD2-like 7 isoform X2; translation: MGEPTCLMHQQPFSYAAVPPSHSDQGNPVHSFGQSVSFGRFTSESLDWEKWSSFSHNRYVEEAERFSRPGSVAQKKAFFEAHYKNLAARKAAALLEQANANKVPDHEHSSEFQDCETKDLDKLTANSDQDLDEPEPGFDDDDNGHDLDLEMGDSESCKEEGVAPLTAESRAVEEDGVKVESPSQFDVAENLEEVKEIELSGSKLMEKPLLKDFISKGENSASISRKKPAVSSLKSLMTGRPSKLPCSPAKPAAPFRARKENNATPINKVPATDSMDRKKITPKSTHKSMNFTPVREINRLTSTIIRKIDNSRVGSNSKASKDCSTPLRTPTMVSRLRESKHPLATPRSEKRSTNFKATTPLHPSANASKTVSAKWHFLPTENKSQSPSTSTPFSLRTEERAARRKQKLEEKFNTNQAEKVQLQATLKEMAETEIKKLRRTLCFKARPLPNFYKESKALKNDMDKDALTQLESPNPGRTPIHSMAQTTSDPSQKPSVKNSDSKQITGKKSHNPRSLASRLREITRENTSPNIQHDRAANTAGLKVWP